A segment of the Cenarchaeum symbiosum A genome:
ATATGTGCCTGATGCGGGGTCGTCCCCCACTAGAACAGTGGCAAGGCACGGGTCGGTCCCGCCCGATTTTAGCTCGGCTACTGCCATCTTTACCCTTTCCTTGACGGCGGCTGCCACCGCCTTTCCATCCATTCTTACCGTGGCCAACTTTATTCCCGCGGAATTTTTGTTATTTAATGCTTGGAATCCCCATGCCGCGGCATCTCCTAGGACAAACCGGCCCAAGATTTGAATATACGTAGGAGCCCGCCCATATTGTGAAGACAGAGTTTGACGTCTCCAAGTATGCGGCAAAGCTGCGTGGAACCAGGTATTACCACACGTTCATAGACCGGGATTCCCTGGCGGCGGGCATCCTCTGTCTTGACCCCGGGGATGAGGATACGCAAGAGCCCCACGATACAGATGAGGTATACTATGTGATCAAAGGAGACGGCTTTCTCCGCATAGGTAAAAAAGATCATCCGGTATCTGCCGGAATGGCGTTTTTCGTGCCAAAGGAGATGGAGCACCACTTTCATGGGCATACCAAAAGACTTGAGGTGATCTACTTTTTCGGTGGAACGGACTAACCCACGCATACCCTGCGGCCCTTGACCTGTATCTTTCCCCGTGCAAACAGCTCCACCGTATAGGGGTAGATCTTGTGCTCGCGGGCCAGTATCCTCTTTGAGAGGGACTCTTCTGTGTCGTCTTCCCGTATCTGGACCACCGACTGGGCCACCACGGGGCCCGTGTCTGTGCCCTCGTCTACCAGATGGACCGTACACCCGGAGACCTTGGCGCCGTATTCGAGCGCCTGCTTCTGGGCATCAATTCCGCGGAAGGATGGCAAAAGGGCGGGATGTATGTTGAGCATCCTGTGCTTGTACCTTTTGACGCACTCGGGCCCGATGATCCTCATAAAGCCCGCCAGGCAGACCAGCCCGTCCCTGCGGGTCACCCCGTGCCTGCGCAGGGCGGCCATCACCTTCCGGTCGTACTCTTTCCGGGTGCCGGAAAAGCCCCTGCTTTCTACCACTTCTGTATCGACCCCCAGCCTCTCCGCTATGCGGAGGCCCCGGGCGTCGGACCTGCTGGAGATGACCACCGCCAGGTTGGCGGGGACTCGTCTCTTCTGCACGTGTTTTATTATCGCCTCCATGTTGCTGCCCCTGCCGCTGATCAATATTCCAATATTCAGCAATCTAGTCAAATGTGCGTCATTCCTGCAGTTTATATCAATTATACCTCGGGGGGTGCATGTTTGACCAGCGTTAACACGAACAGCATCCGCATGACCGACAACGGCATATCCTGCGAGCTAAACGGCCAAAAGATCTACATGGACCCCAAGCGGGCCGCGGCCGACGCACTCAACTTTCTATCTCACGGGCACACCGACCATCTGCCGTCGGGAGGCACCGGCAGGCTGCTCGCGTCTAAAGAGACCGCCAGAATAGCCTCGCTAAGGGGGACGAAAATGGAGAACCATGTAGACGGCATGGACGGCCTTGAGATGATCGATGCGGGGCACATACTGGGCGCCCGCGGCCTGCTAGCCGACGGCGTCTTTTACACGGGGGACATATGCACCAGAGAAAGGGGCTTTCTTCCCGGCGCCCGCGTGCCAAAGTGCGAGGTCCTGATCACCGAGTGCACCTTTGGGCTGCCCGAGTTCTC
Coding sequences within it:
- a CDS encoding folate-dependent phosphoribosylglycinamide formyltransferase (COG0299), producing the protein MEAIIKHVQKRRVPANLAVVISSRSDARGLRIAERLGVDTEVVESRGFSGTRKEYDRKVMAALRRHGVTRRDGLVCLAGFMRIIGPECVKRYKHRMLNIHPALLPSFRGIDAQKQALEYGAKVSGCTVHLVDEGTDTGPVVAQSVVQIREDDTEESLSKRILAREHKIYPYTVELFARGKIQVKGRRVCVG